A region of Oncorhynchus masou masou isolate Uvic2021 chromosome 29, UVic_Omas_1.1, whole genome shotgun sequence DNA encodes the following proteins:
- the LOC135520292 gene encoding CD83 antigen-like: MFFQLVCILAAYLQGGLTQDKPTQEVKSVCGEDSILKCKAICKPGVQYRAVRWYKLGEKPYNKESGLLMKRLSPNSTTLRYAGLEREVELLADDSFDIFLPNVTAVDSGRYKCLLAAPVGEQNQEGQVHLRVTGCLESTYQSEEMDTILVLSIVGIVAALLIFTISYVILRNMLLQRSKKYPQEPLLDAPLEKKDLKLIYTLGPNWSGQGSIKHVCV; encoded by the exons ATGTTTTTTCAACTCGTCTGCATTCTAG CTGCCTACTTGCAAGGTGGGCTTACACAGGATAAGCCTACACAAGAGGTGAAGTCAGTTTGTGGAGAGGACTCAATTCTGAAATGTAAAGCAATATGTAAGCCTGGGGTCCAGTACCGGGCGGTGAGGTGGTACAAG CTGGGTGAGAAGCCCTATAATAAGGAGTCTGGTCTATTGATGAAGAGGCTATCACCTAACAGCACCACCCTACGGTACGCAGGTTTGGAGCGTGAAGTGGAACTTTTGGCTGACGATTCTTTCGATATCTTCCTGCCCAATGTAACGGCTGTTGATAGTGGGAGGTACAAGTGTCTCCTGGCAGCACCTGTAGGAGAGCAGAACCAGGAGGGGCAGGTTCACCTCAGAGTGACAG GTTGCCTTGAGTCCACATACCAATCAGAAGAAATGGATACCATTCTAGTTCTTTCCATTGTGGGGATTGTTGCGGCATTGCTGATATTCACCATCAGCTAT GTCATCCTAAGGAATATGTTATTGCAAAGGAGTAAGAAGTATCCACAAGAACCACTTCTAGATGCACCCCTTGAGAAAAAAGATTTAAAGTTGATCTACACTCTGGGGCCAAACTGGTCAGGACAGGGTTCCATaaaacatgtctgtgtgtga
- the LOC135520293 gene encoding T-cell differentiation antigen CD6-like, with the protein MELFRTTILLSVLVLSQGFLNKDHSVPGNFSGSRETDEQQTSNLTISHPPRLSQHCSGVVEVLHRGLWRPVTFDLGSAEWTKVVEDICTNLSCGAVYELRQNGTATLNYSSSTCLSQCVYRDRLVENCTELSYTDCSNLTEITCGHQAVRLAGGSHHCEGRVELWREEKWGTVCDDSWDLRDGGVVCAQLGCGSALNVSGEDGSFEAGVGQVLLDEVNCGGSERNLWECPSLGTVNDCGHKEDAAVVCSGIPSQPGNETAEQNTQTSTTACSVLLVTSAESWSSPPAAAVWGCIALSIALLLTLLSNASLFLSYRRRAAFLVHQRQDGRMLSIQSQHTDRGESVNLRTVTMDTADYTPQYLFKHPSHNDTDASCDSENYDFNDQPSVAMATALVRVLDNGVSTSREPWETTQTAETPDAPEKYNIVTETINGVERKNPATQSRHSLVSSSTSSGECYENIETLEKELLDSGPDLREPALTDLICGREPSLGSSSSTTSGESYYNVGMAVEQHLQSENAYTHSPVQSTSTHQDQQQPVNSSRHLLSNQNQDDSSSSSSSELYENIGVQDEEGIGDATVKEDPDQSLSDSDYDDITNY; encoded by the exons ccaTATCTCACCCCCCCAGGCTATCTCAGCACTGCTCTGGGGTTGTCGAGGTGCTCCATCGAGGGCTGTGGAGGCCGGTGACCTTTGACCTTGGGTCTGCAGAGTGGACCAAAGTGGTGGAGGACATATGTACCAACCTGAGCTGCGGGGCAGTGTATGAGCTCCGACAGAACGGCACAGCTACTTTAAACTACTCCAGCTCAACGTGTCTGAGCCAGTGTGTCTACAGAGACCGACTGGTGGAGAACTGTACAGAGCTCTCATACACGGACTGCTCTAACCTGACTGAGATAACCTGTG GGCACCAGGCCGTGCGATTGGCTGGAGGCTCACACCACTGTGAGGGACGGGTGGAGTTGTGGAGAGAGGAAAAATGGGGAACGGTGTGTGACGATAGTTGGGACCTGAGAGATGGGGGCGTGGTCTGTGCCCAATTGGGCTGTGGCTCTGCCCTAAATGTGAGTGGGGAGGACGGGTCCTTTGAAGCGGGTGTTGGTCAGGTTCTCTTAGATGAGGTGAACTGTGGGGGGAGCGAGAGGAACCTATGGGAGTGTCCCTCCCTGGGGACAGTCAACGACTGTGGACACAAAGAGGACGCTGCAGTGGTTTGTTCAG GAATTCCATCTCAACCAGGCAACGAGACGGCAGAACAGAACACCCAGACTTCAACCACAG CATGCTCAGTTCTACTAGTCACCAGTGCAGAGAGCTGGTCCTCTCCTCCCGCAGCTGCTGTCTGGGGCTGCATTGCATTGTCTATAGCCCTCCTCCTCACACTCCTCTCCAATGCCTCACTCTTCCTGTCTTACAGGAGGAGAGCTG CATTTCTGGTTCACCAAAGACAAGATGGCCGCATGCTGTCCATCCAGTCTCAACACACCGACCGAGGGGAGAGTGTCAACCTCCGCACAGTCACCATGGACACAGCTGATTACA CTCCACAGTACCTTTTCAAACATCCCTCTCATAATGACACCGACGCCTCATGTGACTCTGAAAACTATGACTTCAATGACCAACCCTCTGTTGCCATGGCTACTGCACTTG TCAGGGTCCTTGACAATGGAGTGAGCACAAGCAGAGAGCCATGGGAAACCACGCAGACAGCAGAGACCCCTGACGCTCCTGAGAAATATAATATTGTTACTGAGACAATCAATGGCGTTGAGAGAAAAAACCCTGCCACCCAAAGCC GTCATTCGCTGGTGTCATCCAGCACGTCTTCTGGGGAATGCTATGAGAACATTGAGACACTGGAGAAGGAGCTGCTGGACTCAG GTCCAGATTTGAGAGAACCTGCCCTCACAGACCTGATCTGTGGAAGAGAGCCATCCTTGGGATCGAGTAGTAGTACAACATCAGGGGAATCCTACTACAACGTGGGGATGGCAGTGGAACAGCATCTACAGTCAG AGAACGCCTATACACATTCCCCTGTGCAATCAACCAGTACACACCAGGATCAGCAACAGCCTGTGAACAGTAGCCGCCACCTACTGAGCAATCAAAATCAAG ATGATTCAAGCAGCTCATCCTCCTCTGAGCTTTATGAGAACATAGGAGTCCAAGATGAAGAGGGGATTGGTGATGCTACTGTGAAAGAAGACCCGGACCAGTCTCTTTCTGACAGTGACTACGATGACATAACAAATTACTAG